The Fusarium poae strain DAOMC 252244 chromosome 2, whole genome shotgun sequence nucleotide sequence CAGACGAGAAAGGAAATCCTTATCCGAACCGAATCGAACCGAAGTTGAGCGACAAGCTAACAAACGCCTCCTCAGTAACGTCCAGCAACCCCATCTCCAATGAGAACAGTGGCATTGGAACATGACCAAGCAATGCAGGGCCTCGAACACCGCGTTTCTTTCGAGTGCGGAACCATCATCTCTTAGTCTAGTTTACCCCGCGAGAGATGAAGCCTGCCAGGCCCAGGGTAGTAAAGCTTGGCTACGGATAGGATGAGGGACGAAATAATTCAGTCAATTGAGCGCAAATCATACCAGATCTtgcttctttattctttccCCCCTAAAGACAGATCAAAGCCGTAAAGGTCTTCCGCAATTCGGAGACATGCTCGAATGCGGGGGAGTTGTTTAGCGACTCTTACCCCGGACAGTGCTTATGATACGCGTGTGGGGATACAAATTGTTGGCGACACCCTCGGTAATCGTCTCCCCGAGACGAGTGACGTTTCTATTCTGTTCTGATCTCTCTTCTGTTTGTCGCTTAAACACTCAGTAACAATGTCTTCCACCATGGAATCAATATCGCAAGAATCCCAAAGCCTCTCACCGCGCCCTCCCCGATCCAAACGTGGCCGTCTCTCTTTAGCCTGTACTCAATGTCGCAAGCGCAAAGTGCGATGCGACGCGACAACCCCCAAGTGTCGCAATTGCGTTTTACGAGGCGATGAATGCACAACTTTCGACCCGCGACGACCAAATGCTGTAGCAGTGAGAAAATGGCCACACAAGAGTTCACAGAGCACATCCACGTTGTCGCCGGTACAGCGCAGAGCTTCAATCGTTAGCCAGCACAGCTCTCCAGCTTCGCTTATTGGGTCACAGCATGCTGCCTCAACACCTTTGTCGGCGAGTGGCAATAAAGAGAGGGTTCCGTCGTGGATTGAGCGCGCATATCAAGAGGTTCAGACGTCGCCCGAGAGCGGGACTGATGGACAGACAAATGACAGTCCTGATGTCGTTATGAACACCGATGAGTCATCGCATCGCATAAAGGTTGGTTGGCATCCTCTTTGTATGCCATGCAACATCGATTGATCTGTTCTAGTACATGGGTTCCAGTAGCCTTCAATGCCTCACCCGCTTCATTGATCTTTTTCTCCAGCGACGAGGACTAGACCCCATTGGCAGACACTTTCGCTGGGGCATGTGCTTTACTGAGGAATTCTCGCTACCCTTAGTACCGAGCTTGCCAGACCTACCTAGCATGTCCGTCATGGAGCCCTGTATAAAGAAATACTTCAGCCGCACGCATCCTCTAATACCGATACTCGACCATACAGAGTTCATATCCGATGTTTTACGCTTTTCCGATCTACAACAAACTTGTCAAAATGGCCTCCAAGGAGCGATGACTTCTGTGGATGCGCCTGCTCTCGTTGCGATCTATGCCGTGTTGAGTATCGGTATGGACGACCACGAAGGCACAATATCACCTGCAGCCACGGGCTATCTTACAGGTGCTTATTCTCTAGTTAGCCACTTACTGAGCTTTCCATATATGAGCTCTGTCCAAGCCCTTGTCTTGCTAGCTGTGGCGATGCGTGCAAGAGGTAAGTCTTATACATATCATGTCATCTCGCTTTACTAACCCTGTTTTCACAGGGAAAGACGGCCAATGCTGGCATCTGCTCGGCCAAGCAATTCGAATAGGTTATTCACTGGGTTTCCACCGAAAAATTGTTATATCGAATCCTAACGAGGACTCTGGACATCAAGTTGACCGTCAACTGCACTCTAGAGTCTGGTGGTCGTGCTATGCGTTGGAGAAATCCATGCAGCTCGAGACAGGCCGACCTAGTGCTATAGAAATTACAGATTGCGATCAGCCACTGCCAGATAAGAGCAGCGGGTTGAATCCATGCTTCATCAGATGGGTGTCCCTCTCTCAACTAGTTGGAAAGATTAGTGAACACATCTTCCAGCGAAGAGCCGAGAGTGCCCTTGAGTTCTTGTCGGGTATTGCACAGTTAGATCAGGCTCTGATTGACTGGCTCGACGAAGGCACAGAGGATGCGAAGACGAATCAAAATGCAAAGTCCTCGGAAGAGAAGTCATTTGCCGTCTTTCTGTCTTTGCAGTTCCATCAGGTGAGTACGATAAACAACATTGAAACCGCACAGAGTGCTAACATTCCCACTAGGCTCAAATCACTCTCCTACGCGCATCACTAGTATTCCCCGAAACCTCATTCCAGAGTCAGGTTCAAAGGCACGAGTCCAAGATTCAGAGTATCTCTCGACTGCTGCAAAGTCAGGTTACCTGCGTCGAGGCTGCGCGGACAATCATAACACAAGTCGCCGAGTTTGCAGACTGTCAACCTGATTTTTTACTATTGACTCCAACTCCAACTTTCTTGGCAGCCGTGACGCTTGCACTTCAAACTTTTAAGAAACCACATAAACGGATGGGTCGATCAGATGGCGAGCTCGTAAGGATAGGATCCGATTACGTTGCTGAGTGTTATCGACGTGTTGGTCAACATAGCGAGTTCGTCAAAGGCGTGTTGGAACTATCGGTGCGCGTCAACCAAGTTTTATCTGGTGACAGCTCAACTATTCAGACGCCGAGACTGTCGCAACAGGACTCCCAAGAAGCGAGTCTTGATCAAAGAATGTTGTCGCCGGGCCAATTCTGTGATACCAATGTTGATTCGTTCGTGTTCGACCCGTTGGAGTATTTTCAGGATCCGTTTCAAGCGATGCCGTTGGACCACTTCTGGGCGGTAATGGAGAGCGATTTCGCAACTATTGGTGATCAGGGCATGTGCTGAGATGTCTGTGTGACCAGCAGGAGGATACAATGTCTGAGTTTAGAAAAGGATACCCAATAGCAACCATGTTCACAGCGCCTTGTATCTTTATTCGTAGATACTGAGTTATCCACGAAGCTTACCCAGATTCGAATAAACAATACCAAAGCTTCCGGCTGCGAATGGTCGAGTGGCGCGCTCGACAGGTTTTATTGCACAGACTTTGGATTAGACAAGGGTCTTGCCTGATAATAAATCATCAGTGATTATTATCATCGGTTTCCTCTCCTTAATCACCGAGCCGAACCGTAACAGGTGCATGTTCACGTACGTTGGTGGTATCATTAGAGGATCTCGGAGATGAGCGTTTCTGGTCATTATGCCCAAACATACAGTTGGTTCATACTGAAATATTTCAGCTGGCCATTCTCCACAATGCTATGCATGTTAGCTGGATGTCCAACAAGGGAAGATCGAGAAGAAGCACGGTATTGTGAAGCATTATAGTCAAGCAGTTCTACAACTAGATCTGCAGCAGCTATGTAATGGTCCAGAATATCCCACCTGAAGCGCCATTTGATATGGGATAGGGCTTCAAAAGAGAAGCCAAAGTAGTGTATTGTGCTCAAATTACACTTTACACACAAGAACAACGGAAACCAAGACTGGTATCGCGCATCGACCTTCAAAACCGGGGACGGCAAGGCGGGCCATGAGATCAACCTGGTTTAAGTTAGACGCACTTCCTAATAATTTATCATCCGCACCTAGTCTAGAACAGAGGCTCTGTCAGGTCTACTATGGAAGAAGTTACGCCATGTGGCACCCATCGCCCCTCGCTCTGGTGAACCGAGCGGTTCGGTCGAGCTCTCGGTTCGGGGATGTCCCCACGCCTCCGTGATCTGCTTACCAGCACTGCACTACCCCAGATTTTAGTTATTGCTAGAGGCAGTGAAGTAATCCAGCAACCTATTCGAGATGCATATAAAGGAT carries:
- a CDS encoding hypothetical protein (TransMembrane:1 (o557-577i)); translated protein: MSSTMESISQESQSLSPRPPRSKRGRLSLACTQCRKRKVRCDATTPKCRNCVLRGDECTTFDPRRPNAVAVRKWPHKSSQSTSTLSPVQRRASIVSQHSSPASLIGSQHAASTPLSASGNKERVPSWIERAYQEVQTSPESGTDGQTNDSPDVVMNTDESSHRIKYMGSSSLQCLTRFIDLFLQRRGLDPIGRHFRWGMCFTEEFSLPLVPSLPDLPSMSVMEPCIKKYFSRTHPLIPILDHTEFISDVLRFSDLQQTCQNGLQGAMTSVDAPALVAIYAVLSIGMDDHEGTISPAATGYLTGAYSLVSHLLSFPYMSSVQALVLLAVAMRARGKDGQCWHLLGQAIRIGYSLGFHRKIVISNPNEDSGHQVDRQLHSRVWWSCYALEKSMQLETGRPSAIEITDCDQPLPDKSSGLNPCFIRWVSLSQLVGKISEHIFQRRAESALEFLSGIAQLDQALIDWLDEGTEDAKTNQNAKSSEEKSFAVFLSLQFHQAQITLLRASLVFPETSFQSQVQRHESKIQSISRLLQSQVTCVEAARTIITQVAEFADCQPDFLLLTPTPTFLAAVTLALQTFKKPHKRMGRSDGELVRIGSDYVAECYRRVGQHSEFVKGVLELSVRVNQVLSGDSSTIQTPRLSQQDSQEASLDQRMLSPGQFCDTNVDSFVFDPLEYFQDPFQAMPLDHFWAVMESDFATIGDQGMC